From one Rattus norvegicus strain BN/NHsdMcwi chromosome 7, GRCr8, whole genome shotgun sequence genomic stretch:
- the Or6c69d gene encoding olfactory receptor Olr1029, whose protein sequence is MKNHTRVTFFIIAGLIDDPQWKAVLFIFLLLTYLLSITGNLTIITLTLVDTHLKTPMYFFLRNFSFLEISYTTTCIPKLLVIMATGDKTISYGNCFTQVFFAFLFGASEFYLLAAMSYDRYVAICKPLHYMTIMNNKVCVQLILSCWLAGFFVIFPPLVLGLNLDFCASNIVDHFYCDTTPLLQLSCTDTQFLETMGFVSALVTLLLTLVMVIISYTYIAMTILKIPSTSQRKKAFSTCSSHMIVITLSYGSCIFIYLKPSVKQRVSISKGISVLNTSVAPLLNPFIYTLRNQQVKNAFINTAHRIASFSKK, encoded by the coding sequence ATGAAGAACCACACAAGGGTGACATTTTTCATCATAGCAGGTTTGATTGATGACCCACAGTGGAAAGCTGTGTTATTTATCTTCCTGCTTCTTACCTATCTGCTCAGCATCACTGGAAATCTGACTATCATCACACTCACCCTGGTGGATACTCACCTGAAGACACCCATGTATTTTTTCCTTCGGAATTTTTCCTTCTTAGAGATTTCCTACACTACTACATGCATACCCAAATTGCTTGTTATTATGGCAACTGGAGACAAAACCATTTCTTATGGTAATTGTTTCACTCAAGTGTTTTTTGCTTTCCTATTTGGAGCATCAGAATTTTATTTACTGGCTGCCATGTCCTATGACAGatatgtggccatctgcaagcCCCTGCATTACATGACCATCATGAACAATAAAGTCTGTGTGCAGCTGATCCTAAGTTGTTGGCTTGCTGGTTTTTTTGTCATCTTTCCACCACTTGTGTTAGGCTTGAATCTTGACTTCTGTGCTTCCAACATTGTTGATCATTTCTACTGTGACACCACTCCACTCCTGCAGCTTTCCTGCACGGACACACAGTTCCTGGAGACAATGGGATTTGTctcagctctggtgacactcttACTCACATTGGTAATGGTGATCATATCCTACACCTACATTGCTATGACGATTTTAAAAATCCCTTCAACCAGCCAGAGGAAGAAGGCTTTCTCTACATGCTCGTCTCACATGATTGTGATAACCCTCTCATATGGCAGCTGCATCTTCATATATCTTAAACCATCAGTCAAGCAGAGAGTATCTATTTCCAAGGGAATTTCTGTGCTCAATACCTCAGTGGCTCCACTTCTGAATCCTTTTATCTATACCTTGAGGAATCAGCAAGTGAAAAATGCATTCATTAATACAGCGCACAGGATTGCATCTTTCTCAAAGAAATGa